The sequence below is a genomic window from Lycium ferocissimum isolate CSIRO_LF1 chromosome 9, AGI_CSIRO_Lferr_CH_V1, whole genome shotgun sequence.
CCTTTTGACTGCCTCCTCTCACTCAAGCCTTTCGGTAGAATTATTTATCAGACTTAGGAACCCAAACTAATTTGTGTCCCTTATCATGATAAAACGGATGAATCAGATCCTTCTTTGTCTATTCAGGTAGCACCTTCTTCTTTACCTAGAGACCAGGTCCCTCTATTTTAAGCttccatttgatggatttctttctttttctgaagATAATGATGTCTAATTCTGAAGGCATTCTTGCGGCAATTTCTCCAAGCATTGTGTGTATTCAAACGATTTCCACTCTTAGCATCAATTATTTTAACAGGGTTGTTAGGAGTTTTATCGTCCTGAACATAAATTTTTTCTTGCCTTCACACTCAATCATGACTGTAGGAGCAGTCTCATTCATTGACCAGGACCAACTAAGAGATTTGTCCAGAGAAATATTAATCCCTTTTAGATCCTCCTGTAGTTGTCTGTTCTTTTCTAGCTCAGAGGTGAACTTCACTTTGAATTTCTGAAGCTCATTTTCCAATTCAAGTTGAGCCTCACAggcttcttccttttcttttggagtATTCATCCATTGCTTCTTTTGATTCTTTAACAGAGAGTTTTCTCTTATTACTTCaacaatttgatttttttaagatCTGCAATGGATGCTCCCATATCGTCTCTTTTAAGTTCCAACCCATTGATTTCCTCATAGAGAAAGCtcttttctttaaaagactATGAAAGGAATCGATTAGAGAATTTGCCAAGGACATCAACTTTATTTGAGAGTAATTTTTTAAGTTCTTCTGAACTTCAAAGATGTTTACCTCAGCATCTTCATCTTCACTGTCCAAGTCAGATCTGTCCATGAGTGCACACGTTGATTCATTTTCAGAAGCCTCATTGTCATCTATCATGAACGGTTTGCTTTGGACGTTCCTATTTTTAGATCTGTCGAAGATATCTTTCCAGGCACTCTACTTGTGAGAAGGAAAAGTTCTAATAACGTGGCCAGGTTTCCCACACTTGAAACAACAGTGTTGTTCTCTTGACTTTTCTGAGTTTTCTTTTTGAGACTGATTATTTCTTTGAGCTTTCTTTTTGCGTCCTTGATTTAAACAGTCCAGGTCAGACTCCTCCTCACTTGAGTTACTTTCAGTAGCTGCCTTATGGTTCaaactctcttcttctttcaacTTTCTTCTTTCTGGATCTTGCACGATTTCGTCATTTTTTATCTTGAGAAGTTCAAACTTTGTACTGAACTTGTCAAATCCATTGTGTGTAGTTTTGAGAGCCTCCCAGATATCTTTGCTGTCTTACAAAAGGCAACTAAGTCGTATTGACCTGATCTAATGCTTCAAAGAAGAATCCTTTTAGCTTTTTTATCCTTTTGCAGGGTATAGCTATCTTGCGCAGAAGTAAGAAGGTCATTAGAAATAATGTCCCATAGCTCTGGGTCCTCAGCAGCGCtgaattcttccattttagccTTCCACCAAATTACAGCATAGTGCTCTACACTGAATCTTGGTGGTTTTGAGATACACTCATCCTTCGTTTAGTTTGACGAGCTATCCATAAAGaggatcctttctaggtgttaatcttttagaaagaacctgctctgataccaattgatgaaGGCTGTGCATTCTCCAAACACaatatatgagggacctggttagTACCAATTCCCTTATGTAACGCAGTAAGTATAGAAGGCAAGATATTACCGTAGAAAATttcttgctcaagggattaaaaatcacgacctaccctagtaggatttcaactccacgaCACCGAGCAACtttaggttacaactctatcgtaagctaggaattaactcccataatccctcatcCTCGcttttgcaacctaggaactaacccccaTAGTCCCTCCACGcttgcaatactccgattgcaagcacctctacttgactaactctagccaaggaccactaatacacctaggctaactctagcctagtgtaccactcaaaagcttacGGAAACACACTTCCAGCAGGTACACTTTTAGACTTTTCAGAAACACCTACAATCAGCTTCCGAAGAGTAGGTAtacaatttaagcacaaacgaacaaagactcacaacaaagataaagaacttagactaaaaCTTGTGTCTGGATCGGGTTCTTCAACTTGTAGGTGACTTTATTattgagagatcttgagaacttgtgtcgACAGGTTTGCACGgtttagattaggttttcaagtcttTTCAATATGTTgtcatcatgttgtatatatagtgggagcatgtgggatggatagagaccactgaTTCACtgtgacctaaagcatgggccaactcacaaCTGTACTTGTGTGCGTAGTGGGCTAGACTTTTACACAAATTGCTCTCGCCGACAAGGCATAGTACACAGAGAGCGTATCCCGTGCCGCTCTCTATCTAGTTCGAATCGcctttgacaatcatcaaaacaaaagGCACTCGGATTTATCACTTTTCATACCACTTTGATGACAAATATTACCTTCACATTAGAAGGATCATTTTGAGAACCCATAATGTTCTTCCTCTTGTATTATCACAATGATGATTGTATTATTTTGTCCTTTGCCATGTCCACATTTATTCGTTTAACCACTTGTTTTCATTGAGACTTATTATGTACTGCTACCACATTCTCCTCACAGAATAGAGCATATCAAGTGGGACGGGCTTcgcaatttttcttcaaatacaCATTGTTTTGCCTTAGTCATTATATCATAAATACAGTGCATCGGGACTCAAACCCAACGTCTTATCCATATAAAGGCATGTTAGGCCACAAATCAATGGGACTCATACCCAATATCTTATCATTATGGTGCATCAGGACTTTCACCCGATGTCTTACTCTCTTAGTGCAATGAAACTTGAATCCACCGTCTTATCCTCAACCAATAGCATAACAAGGACAAAGTGAACTTCTAGTTTAGCATACGAAAAACAGAACTCGCGATCCTTCTTGAACGTTTCCCGATTGAGGAAGAAACGAAATGTGGTCATTCTTGATTTAATCGATTCACATTCCTGCAGAAATATAATTGTATTATTATGTAATATGAACTATAGTAAGCTTTGAATCTCAATATAAGTTAAAATTAGAATGCATAGGAAAATTCACTCCCTGGACAATAGAAGTGGATTGGTTAACATATGGATGTATCTCGCAACAAGCTAATTCCAATATTAAGTCAGCCAATTCGAccatctcttctttcttctttaataGAAACTTTTGAAGAGAAATATATACAAACTCAGTTGGTTATAAAGTCGTACTGATGACGTGTTGTAAAATTAATCTAAAAGAGTTAGTAGAATATATCAAAAGATGAGCAAGAACAATAAAGTGACAAAGAGAGGAgagaatttcttttttcatccAAGTAACCAAGTATGTTCAAGTGTGTAACCATTACATTCAATCCTACTATTTATAGGAATACATTAAGAACATCAGAGAGTGTTTCATAAACATGGGTAATAACATTTGGGGGTTATAGAAATAAAGTGTGGGAGCAGTGGTCATAAAGTAATGGGAGTTACTTCTACAAGAGTTATGAACATGGAGGAGGTGGGACATAATGGTGAAGAGTAGTGGGGGAACTACATGGGTATCCACATTAATATATTTCATAAGTGTTATGTCATTCATTATTATCGATATCGCTTTtgcattcccccccccccccccccccccccccccaaccccttATACGATGTCCAAAAATtctggtaaaaaaaaattaaacacaaCTTCTTTATGTCATTATTACTTCATTATTATCTATCAGTTACTGTATTTTTGTTACACCTACGTTCTTTGTTTACCTATCActcatttacttatttttcaaacATATAAATTACTCCAAAGAGTATAATAATTTCAACGGCAATATACATCAAAACCCCcccgaactatacccgaaaagtcgatatcacacctaaactatacgaacgacctattacacacctaatatatgaaaaagtgatattttttacTCCCTGAGAGTTGTATGACCAGTTGCACCAGGGGAGAGTGTACACACTCTCTCCCCACATCAATGCCACATCGTCCACGCGTTGCGCTACATCACCACGCGTGCCACgccaatttttaattttaattttaattttatatttttttccttccccCTCCTCCCCCaccctccctttcttcttcatccctaCTCCCTTTCTTATTGCATAACCACCATTGTTTCTAATGAACTTTAATATTTTCCGGTGAATTTCAATATTTTCCGGTGAACTTTCAATATAAGTAAGAGGCAAAGCACTCACCCGGAAACGAAGAGTTTGCAGTATCTGTATTAAATCCCTTTATTCAATTTTTCCATAACAGCCCTTATATTGGGTTTCACCATTTTTTCGCCTCGCCGTTGGAGCCGAGCAACAATCCACCCGATCACGAGGTTCTCCGTGAAActttttttcctcttcctctttttcTCCCTTCCCATTCTTACTTTCATATTGTTTCCTGAGAAGGAGAAACAGAGAATAACCGCTGAAGCCTAAGGAGAACATACCCTTCACCATCTCCACCTTAACCACCAAAAACCCCAACACTATTGTTCATCCCATCACCCGTTTCCATTTGTCAACCACTGGAAAATTCACCACAAAAAACCACCTAAAACCATCACTACCACCGGAAAACCCTCACAAATTGGCATAAAATGGATCTAAATAGAGTGCAACTGTGCAAATGGTGTTTGAGATTTCATATCATTGACTGCAACTAGCTTGGAATTTAGTTGCTTTTGTCGTTGAAAGAGAGCACATATTTGGTAGGACAGAGATTTAATTCAAGTAAATTTACATGGAATGAGTGAATGAATTGCAAATGGGTGGTGGTGGGGGATTTTTCCGGTGCGGGTCAGGGGGTGGGTTTAAGATGATGATAGGGGGTTGTGAGGGGTGGggatgaagaaattgcacggacGGCCCTTCAACGGCAAATAAGAAATTGCACGGACGGCCATCAACGGGCAACAATGAAGAATTGCatgaatactttttttttcgtTGGTGGGAAGGTGGAGGAGAAGGGTGGGTGGGGAAAatgaggggtggggtgggggtttaaaaaaattgaatttcacaattaaaaaataggaaaaataaataatatataattaaaacgcgcctctttttaaaaaaaaaaaaatattgtgccACATCAGCTCTCAGAGAgtaaaaaatatcactttttcatatattaggtgtgtaataggtcgttcgtatagtttaggtgtgatatcgacttttcgggtatagttcgggGGGGTTTTGATGTATATTGCCTAATTTCAACCATGCATCATCTTCCACTTAAAAATCAACTTTGTACATTTCTGGCTTTAtacatatgatatttttgtcactcattttttttttttggtgtgtgaGCCTATACACAGAGGCGAATCCAGGAATTTAAGAGGATGGGTTCACCATCATGGGCGAAAAGGTGTTCGCCCGAACCTCTTCGATAAATACACACTATATAtggtaatatttttatttttatgcacgTATATAAAATTTGAATCCCATAAGCCCAAGACTAGAAGTTGGCTCGGTGGTTTAGGAGGTTCAAAATTCACCTTAAGGTTCCAATTCAAATCTCAAGTACtacatttttatttgcattagaAGAAgggaaatgaagaaataaaaggaacaGAACGTGCAACAAAAGGTCAGCAGGGATTCGATCCCTCAACCTTGAGCACTTGAGCCTGGCGCCTAACCAGTGCTCCATTCAGTTTAgtttgaccatgtgttccttcagttaatattaaatatatttatacgAATTATACACCTAATATACCGAGTTTAGTCGGGTGACCATatgttcacgtgacccattttttacacataaattcaCCCCTGCCTATACACCTTCAAAGATTAGCAAGAAGATAGGAAAAGAATCTCGTGCATAGGATTCACTAGTAGTATAGTGATTTCAACCAGGGGTGGGCGTGCAGTTCTTCAGTTCGATTTTCTCAAATTTCGGTTCGATTTATGGAAGTGGATACCTTagattttttgaagttcggttcagTTCGATTTCGATTTTTCTAATTCAATTGTTTTGGTATGGGCCTGAAATGGTTCACAAAATTACATTCTCCAATTTTTCGTTCAATTTACTCCAAATCATTCATTTCCTTTAAGAAAATCTCACTATCCAGCGAAGTTGTCAACATAATCGAAAGAGTAGATCCACTTGAACCAACACTTGACAAGTTAGTTCATTTCTTATGTCCTAATATTATATCTTCAATTCttgaacaataacaacaaaagGATCCTGAATTGggttttcaatttttcatttgGGCTGCAAGAAGAAAACTATTTCGTAGCTAGGTTTCTCAAAATTGTAGTGCGAGAAATAGTTACCCGAAGTGTAGCTGAAGAAGAAACGCTGGAAGTGAGGAGCAGAGCCACCGGAAGTGAGGAAACGAAGTCGCCGTCGCTAGTGTAAGGAGAGGAAGGGAGGAACCGAAATGAAATTAGGGGTTAGCTAGGGATGGGCTTGGACCTTCGTTTGGACTTTGagtgttataattttttttatattcataTAGTAAATGTTCGGTTAAACCGAAATACCAAATAACCGGTAACCCAAAATCGAACACCGaatttgttcaaaaaaaaaaaaaaaaaagaaccgtaatttttcgattttcggtgtTTATGACCATCCCTAATTTCAACCATGCATCATCTTCCACTTCAAAATCAACTTTGTACATTTctggatatatacatatgagatttttatttctctctcttttttttttttttttttttttttaattggtgtGAGCCTATACAACTTCAAAGATTAGCAAGAAGATAGGAAAAGAATCTTGCAGAGGATTCACTACTGTTTTCCGGAAGCCTGCCTTCGCACTCTGCTCTATCAACGTTAATTAATGAATATGAGGATGAAATAAAGGGTTTGGCAAAAAAGCTAGAGATGAGTTTGATGGGTAGCGGAAGAGAGTATATTTAAGATTTCATGGAACacttttttctgtttttctattctcctcttttcctttttgaacTCCTTAACATTATACTATATGCATGTGATGAATTTATAGGATGATTATGGAAGTATTTAGATGGTAAAAAGTTATAAAAATGAAGGGGAACAATTGTGGGGATTTTACGTAAATTTTGGAGTAAGAGGAGGATTTTATTGATCCTACCCTTATGAGGGAGGTGATGAGTGATTTTGAGTCCTTGGATATTATATTATCTCTTGTATACTTGCCGCTTAGGGAGTTTCTAAACTTTATGTTTTTTCTTAGAAAAATGTAAAATCATCAAGATCAGTGAGTATCGTTACATTCAATATATTCTTTCTTAGTAACAATAGGACACAATTTAGtatgtgtatatttaatgtatcatttattatatatgtgtacagtGTAATCAAATTGAATGCAGGGCAGTATTTACACCCACTGCTGTAAAAATACATCCCACATTGAAGTTACAAGAGAGTAAAATCTGAAGACTTTTGCTTTTagctagatttttttttttttttttttttgacatggTAACAAACTGTATTGATATCCAAAAGGGCAATGAAGGCCATAGTTTCAAGAAAGCTCTATAAAAGCTACAAAAATTCAACTAGCAACTAAAGAGACTCTAGGAATTGTAATAGAGTCTCTGTATCATCTATATACTTGTCTGTACACCAAAAATGCAAAAGTCGAATACAATTAAGCTTTATCTTCTGGATAGGATTGCTTTCGTTATCAAAACATCTTGAGTTCCTTTCCTTCCGGAACTCTTGAGTTGAAATTTCTTATCCTAATTCATATTTCTCAAATGTGGGCACAACAAAGGTTATTATAGATGTAATATTTTTTCAGAAGATTTCACCAGTTGTCCCTTTTTGGGATAGCCTTTAGTaaaaattttctttatatttcttTTGTAACTTATAAATCAAAAGACAGTCTAAATATCTTGCCAAACTAAAATCTTATGGAAAATTGTTAGTTCACGATCCAAAATTTGAAGACTACAAAAAGACAGTCTAATGTTTACCGACACATATACGTTTACAAAAGaagatataataataaaaaatgtcatttcacctaaaattaaatatttagtgAAGTTTaatattctcaaaaaaaaaaaaactagaggACATATTTGGATTTTCTTTTAGGAAGAATATTTCTGatgtaaaataaattttttattatgatgttgttatgatactttatattttcataagATTACGTTATGGTTTGAATTTTTGGCTTCGATTTGGAAATAAAGGTTTTATGAAATATCCTTGAGTTGAAATTACAAACATGTGTTTTCGATTATCTGTTTTAAGTAAATTTATAGATATCTTTAGTAGttggaaatttttattttttcgattttttgattttcaagaattaaatttttttttgctagcTGAAGTGTTTAGTAACTACTCGAAGCGTGGACCAGTTTACTGGTAATGCcataaaatatgaaatttattatattgcttcaaatcacaaaatatctttaaaataTCATCGATTGAATTATTGTTAACCCTTTTTCcgttttaaatttaaaaccaaataaTTATATTAGCAAATGCTTATTCCACGTCAGTTCGGAATAAATAAggaataaaaatatttcttattttattagaaaaaataaCTTTACCATtatctaaatgaaaattgtgATGGGGATACTATAACTCTTATCTTATTCtattttaattgataaaatgagattaagaagaaaacaaattacttctcattttaaaagaaaagaaaaagaaaaagaaaaagaaaaaaagtgtatttaaaaatagtatgtttattaagaaaataatgtaTTTAAAAGGAAAAGCAACAATATATTTACTAGGTAAAAGACATTTTGACCCAATTAAGTATCATAGGGGCATTTTGGAACAAAATTATTAGGACACAGGTATTTTTAGATCAAACTATTAACGGTAGACatttttgatcaatttcacgcggacattttttttttactcttttcCGTAAATTCTAGTTGAGTAGAAAAGGCCCTCAGACTTCTCTAAATTTTCACATCTTCCCCCTCCTACAAACCCTAGATAGAATCTTAACTTCGATCAATTTCGTTTGATCAATAATCCGTCTATTAACACTTGCAATTTCATCAACTTTGGTGAAACAAATGACATCTTTATAAGATTTGATCCAAATTATAGCTGTGGAATGGGCACAAGTAGAGTATTACCCATAATTTTCACATTATTAATTGTTTCAGTTACTTCAAACGCAAAAGTATCTAATTCCAGGAAGTTAGTTGATTTGGCTCCAACACCAAGCACCAATTCATCTTCTCAACCGGTACAAAATTACTActctttttgcattttttttgtaCATGTGTTATAATTTGTTATTTAGATGGAATTGTTAGTCCATCTGTTTCGATTTGTTTGTCCTACTTTCCGTTTTAGTCCgtttaaaaaatatcttttttttctttttttgggagCTCCTTAATTTCACCTTTCCACGTGACATGTTTACGACACAATATTAAAGGACATTTTGGTactatctttagtttaagaccacatgATTGAAAAGTTTCTTTACCTTCTTAAACTCCGtttcaagtcaaaaccagacaatCAAATTGAAACGGAGCAAGTAGTTAACAATGAATTATTTAGATATATACATCTACATGTGCTTTTATTTGATTGTTTCGATGGAGTTAGTAATAAATGTTTTGCATGGGCAAACATAGATAGACTTCTTAATTTGGCCTCAACTGGCAACTAAACACTCCAACTTTGAGAAAGcacatctagacacctcaactcGTCTTCACTGTGTCAGTTGGACACTCCCAACTTACAAAAtaatcatctagacacctccaaaCTTTGTGTGCCATGTTAGCATCTGGTGTCCACGAAACATAGTGGGGACGAGTTGACGTATCTTGTATTCTCAAAGTTGGATTGTTTAGTTGCCGGTTGGGGCCAAATTAAGGTGTCTCTCCATGGATATATATGTTATAGTGAATAGGTGATATAGATACATCTATATGTACTATAGTTTGTTTATTTCCCTATGGAATTATTAGCTAagattgatttttatttagatTTCTCCGTCAAATGCTCCAGTCGAGAGTGAAAAGGAAGTCAATGCCAGCACAGTTAATGATAAGAAGTCTGAAATCGGAAAAGATAATCCTGAAAATCCCAAGGTAAACAATGATCCACCGAAAACCAGCCCAGAGGAAGTAAATTCAACTATAGTCAATGATGGGAACTCACAAACTGAAAAACAAAAACCTAAAGATCCTCAAGTAAGCAATGATGCACCTAAAGATTCGATGGACCAGAATTCAACTCTAGTCAATGATGGAGGTTCAAAAGCTGAAAGTGAACAGCCTAAAGATCCTCAAGGAAGCAATGGTCCAACAAAGGTCGATTCAAAGGAATCAAATTCCACTGATGTGAATGGTGGGAGCTCTAAAGCTGAAAAAGAGAAGCCTAAAGATCCTCAGCCACAGGGAAGCAATGACTCACCAAAACTGGCTCCGGATGACTCTAAAAATGATAACAACGTGACTGCTGAAACTCCTCCACCTGTTGAGAAGAAGGagaatgaagaaaagaagaacatagATGACACAATAAACTCGGAAGTGAACACCAATGAGAGCTGTCAGGAGGCAACGAAACTGTGCAGGATTGAACAAACACTGGTGGCATGCATTCGGATGCCCCAGAATGGTAAACCTTTTCATCATCAGACTCATATGTTTCATTGAATTAGACATTTGACGGAACTGTTTGGTACTGTTAAACCAACCGGGATACGTACTGGATTGACA
It includes:
- the LOC132031515 gene encoding uncharacterized protein LOC132031515; translated protein: MGTSRVLPIIFTLLIVSVTSNAKVSNSRKLVDLAPTPSTNSSSQPISPSNAPVESEKEVNASTVNDKKSEIGKDNPENPKVNNDPPKTSPEEVNSTIVNDGNSQTEKQKPKDPQVSNDAPKDSMDQNSTLVNDGGSKAESEQPKDPQGSNGPTKVDSKESNSTDVNGGSSKAEKEKPKDPQPQGSNDSPKLAPDDSKNDNNVTAETPPPVEKKENEEKKNIDDTINSEVNTNESCQEATKLCRIEQTLVACIRMPQNGSTELFLVVQNEGEKRVKVNLNIQPPLDGSPQGFEIRKHQSEKIDISSILGKGAEIVLNAGDGRCRLQLDRRVSVENILQQVSLYSKRVTPIYGAYFSFLVALLFGGTWACCKLRKKRNQDGVPYQELEMGMPESTSAANFVAADGWDQDWDDDWDEENAVKSPGGRSYGNISANGLTSRSTKKDGWENDWDD